One window from the genome of Paenibacillus azoreducens encodes:
- a CDS encoding ABC transporter substrate-binding protein, whose amino-acid sequence MKRFSAILLSVTMLFTVMLAGCGQKDSGSSKKETDTGGDKPVELTFYMMNSPVNDFDRVMKKANEIITKEINAKLNLVLVDSSTYAEKMNLMINSGDDWDLSFTANWGGINFFENAAKGAYADLTDLLPKYAPQTYSRIPKGLWEGVKVNGKIYGLVNYQQWGTAKREGFKFRSDLVDETGFDWKALKGKPTIEVLEKIGPFLGDALAKHQGMIGFETSSVESLYASNPLLWNMESVGDISIPGWINLDKPDTVINQFETPEFAKYCEIMRDWYNKGYVRKDGATVKDTSPDRKAAKFVAEKTGSWPDSIDYPGNPDASNMSMTKSAGNAPAVSVSTTRTMIPAGAASTAAIAINSNSKHIEKALQLVELLNTNDELYKLITLGEEGVDYKYDENGKFTMIEGKYNFNFNEWQMGQSYSPNFNRANYDKNKDGETQKETQKFVYEADKTAEISPVTGFVFDPTPVKTQVANCAAVTSEIIPALSSGSVDPAKALPEFLKRLKTAGVEDIIKEKQAQYDAWRANK is encoded by the coding sequence ATGAAAAGATTTTCCGCGATTTTGTTGTCTGTAACGATGCTGTTTACAGTGATGCTGGCCGGTTGCGGACAGAAAGACTCGGGCTCTTCCAAGAAAGAAACCGACACAGGAGGAGATAAACCGGTTGAGCTCACCTTCTACATGATGAACAGCCCTGTCAATGATTTTGACCGCGTCATGAAGAAAGCTAACGAAATCATTACCAAAGAAATCAACGCAAAACTGAATCTGGTTCTGGTAGACAGCAGTACGTATGCCGAGAAAATGAACCTAATGATCAATTCAGGCGACGATTGGGATCTCTCCTTCACTGCAAACTGGGGTGGCATCAACTTCTTTGAAAACGCCGCCAAAGGAGCTTATGCCGACCTGACTGACCTCCTTCCTAAATATGCACCGCAAACTTATTCACGTATCCCTAAAGGACTGTGGGAAGGCGTTAAAGTAAATGGCAAGATCTATGGACTCGTGAACTATCAACAGTGGGGCACTGCCAAACGAGAGGGCTTTAAATTCCGTTCTGATCTTGTAGATGAAACAGGTTTTGACTGGAAAGCCTTAAAAGGCAAGCCTACAATTGAGGTACTCGAAAAGATCGGACCTTTCCTTGGCGATGCTCTGGCAAAACACCAAGGAATGATCGGGTTTGAAACCAGCTCCGTTGAAAGCTTGTATGCCAGCAATCCGCTGTTATGGAACATGGAATCCGTAGGGGATATTAGCATCCCTGGCTGGATTAATCTTGACAAACCAGACACCGTCATCAACCAGTTTGAGACCCCGGAATTCGCTAAATACTGTGAAATTATGCGCGACTGGTATAACAAAGGTTATGTGCGTAAAGATGGCGCCACGGTAAAAGATACTTCTCCTGACCGTAAAGCAGCCAAATTTGTCGCTGAGAAAACTGGCAGCTGGCCGGACAGTATCGACTATCCAGGTAACCCTGATGCCAGCAATATGTCTATGACTAAAAGCGCAGGTAATGCTCCTGCAGTGTCCGTTTCCACCACTCGCACTATGATTCCTGCGGGCGCTGCTTCTACTGCAGCTATTGCGATCAATTCCAACTCAAAACACATTGAAAAAGCATTGCAGCTGGTTGAGCTGCTCAACACCAACGATGAACTGTACAAACTGATTACGCTCGGTGAAGAAGGCGTTGACTACAAATACGATGAAAATGGCAAGTTCACTATGATTGAAGGAAAATACAATTTCAACTTTAACGAATGGCAAATGGGTCAATCTTACAGCCCTAATTTCAACCGTGCTAATTATGACAAGAACAAAGATGGTGAAACTCAAAAAGAGACCCAAAAATTTGTCTATGAAGCTGACAAAACAGCAGAGATTTCACCAGTAACGGGCTTTGTATTCGACCCTACTCCTGTCAAAACTCAGGTTGCAAACTGCGCTGCAGTTACCAGTGAGATTATTCCGGCACTCAGCTCCGGCTCGGTAGATCCCGCTAAAGCATTACCCGAATTCCTCAAGCGCCTGAAAACTGCCGGCGTGGAGGACATCATCAAAGAGAAGCAGGCTCAATATGACGCCTGGAGAGCAAATAAATAA
- a CDS encoding Gfo/Idh/MocA family protein: MLNIGIIGYGVRIDMLMDDLFALPYEVCIKAVTDTNHERVRALMKKDGSQETMHNMEIDKIDGLMRSCEMNPDTINFYTDADEMLDKEKLDGVIVGTNCSTHTYFAKKVLNRNLPLFLEKPVATSMEDLRILAECEAKATVPTVVSFPLRVTPLVQEVKRILDADTIGKVEHVQAFNDVTYGFVYFHDWYRDESVSKGLFLQKATHDIDVINYLLSEEPVKVCAMKSKQIYKGDMPAGLRCSECDKWETCMDSTYNIINLRNDTPRSDYCGFAVDTGNEDSGSMIVKYASGMHAMYSQNFFARKGAGRRGARLYGYKGTVEFDFVTNEIKVFDHMSNKVTAVRLDDQGSRHGGGDIVLMRNFVHLMQGKTTQSVAPLKDGIRSALVCLQAKASSESDQFYPITL; the protein is encoded by the coding sequence ATGTTGAATATTGGTATTATCGGATATGGCGTGCGGATCGACATGTTAATGGACGATTTGTTCGCACTGCCTTATGAAGTCTGCATCAAGGCAGTAACGGATACCAACCACGAACGCGTGCGGGCTTTGATGAAAAAAGACGGCTCACAAGAAACGATGCACAACATGGAAATCGATAAAATCGACGGACTTATGCGAAGCTGCGAAATGAATCCAGATACCATTAACTTTTATACGGATGCAGACGAAATGCTGGATAAAGAGAAGTTGGACGGCGTGATCGTTGGTACGAACTGCAGCACGCATACTTATTTCGCTAAAAAAGTGCTGAATCGCAACCTGCCGCTATTTTTGGAAAAACCGGTGGCTACTTCGATGGAGGATCTGAGAATTCTAGCCGAGTGCGAAGCGAAAGCAACGGTTCCGACGGTTGTTTCTTTTCCGCTGCGTGTCACACCGCTGGTTCAGGAAGTAAAGCGCATTCTCGATGCTGACACGATTGGCAAGGTGGAACATGTACAGGCGTTCAACGATGTAACCTATGGTTTTGTATATTTCCATGACTGGTACCGCGATGAGTCTGTATCGAAGGGACTTTTTCTGCAAAAGGCAACGCATGATATCGATGTCATCAACTATCTGCTCAGTGAAGAACCTGTAAAAGTTTGTGCCATGAAGTCCAAACAGATTTATAAAGGCGATATGCCAGCAGGCCTGCGCTGCAGCGAATGCGACAAATGGGAAACCTGCATGGACAGCACTTACAATATCATAAATCTGCGCAATGACACTCCGCGCAGCGATTATTGCGGCTTTGCAGTAGACACCGGAAACGAAGACTCCGGCAGCATGATTGTAAAATATGCGAGCGGCATGCACGCCATGTATTCGCAGAACTTCTTTGCCCGCAAAGGCGCCGGGCGACGTGGTGCGAGGCTGTACGGCTACAAAGGCACCGTAGAATTCGATTTTGTCACGAATGAAATCAAGGTATTTGACCACATGAGCAACAAAGTAACCGCCGTGCGTCTTGATGATCAAGGTTCGCGTCATGGCGGCGGTGATATTGTACTCATGCGCAATTTTGTACACCTGATGCAAGGCAAAACCACCCAATCCGTTGCCCCTCTGAAAGACGGCATCCGCAGCGCCCTTGTGTGTCTGCAGGCCAAAGCTTCTTCCGAAAGCGATCAATTTTATCCCATCACTTTATAA